A window of Micromonospora eburnea genomic DNA:
GTGTGCAGCCAGCCGGTCCGTTCCTCGCCGGGCACCGCCACGACGCCCCGGTGCGACCGGTCGACCAGGCCGACGTCGGTGGCGAGGACGCGCTGCTCACGCATCGGGTCGCCGTAGTGGGCGGCCACCGGGCCGACCCCGGCCGCCCGGTGGGCCGGCTGCGGCTGGTCCCGGGTCTCCTCGTCGATCGCCTCGGTGGCCACCGCTCCCGCGATGTCGATCATTTGCCTTCCCCGTCCTCGCACTGGCCGCAGACGCCGAAGAGCGCCACGTGCCCGATGTCGACCCGGAATCCTCGCTGCGCGGCCAACTGGTCGGCGAGCGGGCGGAGCAGCTCGGGCTCGATCTCGTCGATCGCGCCGCACTCCCGGCACACCAGGTGGACGTGCTGGTCCTCGCCGGCCGCATGATAGGTCGGCGAGCCGTGCGAAAGGTGGGTGTGCGTCACCAGGCCGAGCCGTTCCAACAGCTCCAGCGTCCGGTAGATGGTGGTGATGTTGACCCCGGCGGCCACCTCACGGACCGCCGTGTGCACCTGCTCCGGCGTCGCGTGCCCCAGCTCCATCACTGCTCGCAGGACAAGCTGCCGCTGCGCCGTCAGCCGCAGCCCACGGGAGCGGAGCAGTTCGGCGAGGGAGGATTCGGACACCGTCCGATCATAGTTCGGCCGCCGTGCCGGTCCGGCCGGCGGCGTCGTACCCGGC
This region includes:
- a CDS encoding Fur family transcriptional regulator, coding for MSESSLAELLRSRGLRLTAQRQLVLRAVMELGHATPEQVHTAVREVAAGVNITTIYRTLELLERLGLVTHTHLSHGSPTYHAAGEDQHVHLVCRECGAIDEIEPELLRPLADQLAAQRGFRVDIGHVALFGVCGQCEDGEGK